A genomic region of Salinibacter pepae contains the following coding sequences:
- a CDS encoding zinc ribbon domain-containing protein, whose product MPSPRECPACALEFEDTGDVEECPYCGYEFPQRSASVRWVAWILALLLLWPALEGLMYLLGA is encoded by the coding sequence ATGCCGTCCCCTCGGGAGTGTCCCGCCTGCGCCCTCGAATTCGAAGACACCGGGGACGTGGAAGAGTGCCCCTACTGCGGCTACGAGTTTCCGCAGCGCAGCGCCAGCGTGCGGTGGGTCGCGTGGATTCTCGCCCTGCTCCTCCTCTGGCCCGCCCTTGAGGGGCTGATGTACTTGCTGGGGGCGTGA
- a CDS encoding ParA family protein: protein MTVLSVCNHKGGTGKTTTTIHVAAALGLSGWRTLVIDLDPQGFLTHTMGIEEPPSDQSVAAFFDADADPGRIPIQEAAGFDLIPSSSTLTRRMRDLNKPTDVLWVREALQRLDLEYDLLLFDTAAAVTVYSLNALVASQHVLIPVLPEYQSVVGGEQTYQTTQLVEKKLNPRLDTRQFLFTQVDARKRIHKTYREYIREKYGGKVLDTIVRTSTSLAKTRDGATTVFDHDSSSRGALDYANATDELMTRLQSASEDASPEADPAAIAPNDLSAGAAPEVSEMLSS, encoded by the coding sequence ATGACCGTCCTGTCTGTCTGCAACCACAAGGGGGGCACCGGAAAGACCACCACGACCATCCACGTCGCGGCGGCGCTGGGATTGTCGGGCTGGCGGACGCTCGTCATCGACCTCGACCCGCAGGGCTTCCTCACGCACACGATGGGCATTGAGGAGCCCCCCTCCGACCAGTCGGTGGCGGCCTTCTTTGACGCCGACGCGGACCCGGGGCGCATTCCGATTCAGGAGGCCGCGGGGTTCGACCTAATCCCCTCCTCCAGCACCCTGACCCGCCGGATGCGGGACCTCAACAAACCGACCGATGTGCTCTGGGTGCGGGAGGCCCTCCAGCGGCTCGACCTGGAATACGACCTGTTGCTCTTCGACACGGCCGCCGCCGTGACGGTCTACAGCCTCAACGCGCTCGTTGCGAGCCAGCACGTGCTGATCCCTGTGCTGCCGGAGTACCAGTCCGTGGTGGGGGGGGAGCAGACCTACCAGACCACGCAGCTCGTCGAGAAGAAGCTCAATCCGCGCCTCGACACCCGGCAGTTCCTGTTTACGCAGGTCGACGCGCGCAAGCGCATACACAAGACCTACCGCGAGTACATTCGCGAAAAGTACGGGGGGAAGGTGCTGGACACCATCGTCCGCACCAGCACGTCGCTGGCAAAGACGCGGGACGGAGCGACCACGGTTTTCGACCACGACTCCAGTTCGCGCGGGGCGCTCGACTACGCCAACGCCACCGACGAACTGATGACACGTCTGCAGTCGGCGTCCGAGGACGCGAGTCCGGAGGCGGACCCGGCCGCTATCGCCCCGAACGACCTCTCGGCGGGGGCCGCCCCGGAGGTCAGTGAAATGCTAAGCTCGTGA
- a CDS encoding cupin domain-containing protein translates to MQPAPPTSPVLGDRSPADFLDTYWQERPLVVRDALPDFRSPLSPEELAGLACEDGVASRLLLEEGGEYPWELRHGPFASEEFLHLPETHWTLLVQEVDRLIPEVGALLDRFRFLPDWRLDDVMVSYAPTHGTVGPHIDNYDVFLLQGAGHRRWQIGSEPVDNEEIVPDLDVRILADFEAEEEFVLGPGDLLYLPPRVAHYGVATDDQCMTYSVGFRAPRHQDLVGNFLQQAMDTVGPDARYSDPDLSPVDHPGEIHDDARQTVRRLLRDLVRDDDAIDQWFGQYLTRPGRDREAVPPETPVTDDELTDMLRAGHGLRPGPVSRLAFIEHDDGSVTLFANGSPIDLSPDRAYAARLVTGRQQIPSDALTPHLEDDAFVDLLVALVNDGLLEWDAA, encoded by the coding sequence ATGCAGCCCGCCCCACCCACGTCGCCTGTCCTGGGCGACCGCTCGCCCGCCGACTTTCTCGACACCTACTGGCAGGAACGGCCCCTCGTGGTCCGCGACGCGCTGCCGGACTTCCGGTCGCCCCTGTCTCCGGAGGAGCTGGCCGGCCTGGCCTGCGAGGACGGCGTCGCGAGCCGGCTCCTCCTGGAAGAGGGCGGTGAATACCCGTGGGAGCTGCGGCACGGCCCGTTTGCCTCGGAGGAGTTTCTCCACCTGCCCGAGACGCACTGGACGCTTCTCGTGCAGGAGGTGGACCGCCTGATTCCCGAGGTCGGCGCCCTGCTAGACCGCTTCCGCTTCCTGCCCGACTGGCGGCTCGACGACGTGATGGTGAGCTACGCCCCCACGCACGGCACCGTCGGCCCCCACATCGACAACTACGACGTCTTTCTGCTGCAGGGCGCGGGGCACCGACGCTGGCAAATTGGGTCCGAGCCGGTGGACAACGAGGAGATCGTGCCGGACCTCGACGTGCGCATTCTCGCCGATTTTGAGGCGGAGGAGGAGTTCGTGCTCGGCCCCGGCGACCTGCTGTACCTGCCGCCGCGGGTGGCCCACTACGGGGTCGCCACCGACGACCAGTGCATGACCTACTCGGTCGGCTTCCGGGCCCCGCGGCACCAGGACCTCGTGGGGAACTTTCTGCAGCAGGCCATGGACACGGTCGGCCCGGACGCACGGTACAGCGACCCGGACCTGTCGCCGGTCGACCACCCCGGTGAAATCCACGACGACGCCCGCCAGACGGTACGCCGCCTCCTCCGCGACCTCGTGCGCGATGATGACGCCATCGATCAGTGGTTCGGGCAGTACCTGACGCGTCCCGGTCGGGACCGCGAGGCGGTGCCCCCGGAGACGCCGGTCACGGACGACGAACTTACCGACATGCTCCGGGCCGGCCACGGGCTGCGGCCTGGACCGGTATCCCGGCTCGCCTTCATCGAACACGACGACGGGTCGGTCACCCTCTTCGCGAACGGATCGCCCATCGACCTGTCCCCCGACCGGGCCTACGCGGCCCGCCTCGTGACGGGGCGCCAGCAGATCCCGAGCGACGCCCTCACCCCCCACCTTGAGGACGACGCGTTCGTGGACCTGCTCGTGGCCCTGGTCAACGATGGCCTTCTGGAGTGGGACGCGGCGTAG
- a CDS encoding Maf family protein: MVRAKRNFCAPLPFFSTHRSSKGSTHPMNPLLQLSCPLLLASQSPRRRALLDRIDVPFETRGSPADETLAPSVAPAEAVRTLARRKARPVAADRPSALVLAADTVVAHDGEILNKPEDSSHARAMLRRLQDTSHTVYTGVSLVHAGSDRTATAVETTAVVLGPLSDAEIRAYVASGSPLDKAGGYGIQDHTAPFFVERIEGDYYNVVGLPLRRLYRTLRASFADLLEASSA, translated from the coding sequence GTGGTGAGAGCAAAGCGTAACTTTTGCGCCCCCCTCCCGTTTTTCTCGACGCACAGGTCCAGCAAGGGCTCGACACATCCGATGAACCCACTTCTGCAACTTTCCTGCCCACTTCTTCTGGCCTCCCAGTCGCCGCGGCGGCGTGCCCTGCTCGACCGCATCGACGTTCCCTTCGAGACGCGGGGGAGCCCCGCGGACGAGACGCTGGCGCCCTCGGTGGCGCCCGCTGAGGCGGTTCGCACCCTTGCGCGCCGAAAGGCCCGTCCGGTGGCGGCCGACCGCCCCTCGGCCCTCGTCCTGGCCGCCGACACGGTGGTCGCCCACGATGGGGAAATTCTCAATAAGCCCGAAGATTCCTCCCACGCTCGGGCCATGCTTCGCCGTCTCCAGGACACATCCCACACCGTTTACACCGGCGTGTCCCTCGTGCATGCCGGGTCGGATCGGACGGCCACCGCCGTGGAGACGACCGCCGTGGTGCTCGGGCCCCTCTCGGACGCAGAGATTCGGGCCTACGTCGCCTCCGGGTCGCCGCTGGACAAGGCCGGGGGCTACGGGATCCAGGACCATACCGCCCCGTTCTTCGTCGAGCGGATTGAGGGCGATTACTACAACGTCGTGGGCCTCCCCCTCCGCCGGCTCTACCGCACGCTGCGCGCGTCGTTTGCCGACCTCCTGGAGGCGTCGTCCGCCTAG
- a CDS encoding type 1 glutamine amidotransferase has product MVDSPLTSSSLRALLVQCRSAPRMEAQEQTCFLERTRLRPDQFQTVNVARGDDPTSVSLDAVDALLIGGAGKYSATQTYPWTDGLHDLIRRAVDRALPTLGSCWGHQVLARALGGQVVHDPDHSELGCGWVERTDAGAADPLFCQFSPRFQANMGHHDRVVELPPDSTELARNDQPHQAFRLNGAPVYGTQFHSELDARRERERILVYREYYRSALPDAETVQRVLDTLADTTEVDNLLYDFLVTFVARPHPSVAPASLHPTDHTGALDVAPSVDRRRSSPRPA; this is encoded by the coding sequence ATGGTGGACTCGCCCCTCACGTCGTCGTCCCTTCGCGCCCTGCTCGTCCAGTGCCGGAGCGCCCCCCGGATGGAAGCACAGGAGCAGACCTGCTTCCTGGAGCGGACGCGCCTCCGTCCCGATCAGTTCCAGACCGTCAACGTCGCCCGCGGCGACGACCCCACCTCCGTCTCGCTCGACGCGGTCGACGCCCTGCTCATCGGCGGCGCCGGCAAGTATTCCGCCACCCAGACCTACCCCTGGACCGACGGGCTGCACGACCTCATTCGTCGCGCCGTCGACCGGGCGCTGCCCACCCTCGGCTCGTGCTGGGGGCACCAGGTGCTGGCCCGCGCGCTCGGGGGGCAGGTGGTGCACGACCCCGACCATTCCGAACTGGGCTGTGGGTGGGTGGAACGGACCGATGCCGGGGCCGCCGACCCCCTCTTCTGCCAATTCTCGCCCCGCTTTCAGGCGAACATGGGCCACCACGACCGGGTGGTCGAGCTTCCCCCCGACAGCACAGAGCTCGCCCGCAACGACCAGCCCCACCAGGCCTTCCGCCTGAACGGCGCACCGGTCTACGGCACGCAGTTTCACAGCGAGCTCGACGCGAGGCGGGAGCGGGAGCGCATCCTCGTGTACCGCGAGTACTACCGCTCGGCGCTCCCCGACGCGGAAACCGTGCAGCGCGTGCTCGACACCCTGGCGGACACCACGGAGGTGGACAACCTGCTCTACGACTTTCTCGTGACCTTCGTGGCCCGTCCTCATCCGTCGGTCGCGCCCGCCTCCCTTCACCCCACGGACCACACGGGGGCGCTCGATGTCGCACCGTCCGTCGACCGACGCCGGTCGTCCCCGCGTCCGGCCTGA
- a CDS encoding PfkB family carbohydrate kinase codes for MSILAVGTVAFDSIDTPFGSAKRVLGGSASYLTLAARHFCEDVRLVGVVGGDFPDEYRRTLADGGVDLEGLEVEEDGETFFWHGEYHYDMNERDTLDTQLNVLASFEPDLPESYLDSDIVCLGNLEPGIQRDVLDQVDDPDFVMADTMNYWIENTPDSLRTTLSQVDCFVINDAEARELADEPNLVRAASLIREMGPETLIIKKGEHGALLFTDHSVFSAPAYPLDDIQDPTGAGDAFAGGLAGHLYQSGGLDPEALRRGVIYGSVMASFVVQRYGPDKLLDLTRTDITERARSFRELAAIPTLVPLDKQLA; via the coding sequence GTGAGCATCCTTGCCGTAGGGACTGTTGCCTTTGACTCCATCGATACCCCGTTCGGTTCTGCCAAGCGTGTGCTAGGGGGCAGTGCCTCCTACCTGACGCTCGCCGCCCGCCACTTTTGCGAAGACGTCCGCCTCGTGGGCGTCGTCGGGGGCGATTTCCCCGACGAGTACCGCCGGACGCTGGCCGACGGGGGGGTCGACCTTGAGGGCCTTGAGGTCGAGGAGGACGGCGAGACGTTCTTCTGGCACGGCGAGTACCACTACGACATGAACGAGCGGGACACGCTCGACACGCAGCTCAACGTCCTCGCTTCGTTCGAGCCGGACCTCCCGGAGAGCTACCTCGACAGCGACATCGTGTGCCTCGGCAACCTGGAGCCGGGCATTCAGCGCGATGTGCTGGATCAGGTGGACGATCCCGACTTCGTGATGGCCGACACGATGAACTACTGGATCGAGAACACCCCGGACAGCCTCCGGACGACCCTCTCGCAGGTCGACTGCTTCGTCATCAACGACGCCGAGGCCCGCGAGCTGGCGGACGAGCCCAACCTGGTCCGCGCCGCGTCCCTGATCCGTGAGATGGGCCCCGAGACGCTCATCATCAAGAAGGGGGAGCACGGCGCGCTTCTCTTCACCGACCACTCCGTCTTCAGCGCGCCCGCCTACCCGCTGGACGACATTCAGGACCCCACGGGGGCCGGCGACGCGTTTGCGGGCGGGCTTGCCGGGCACCTGTACCAGTCGGGCGGCCTCGACCCGGAGGCCCTCCGCCGTGGGGTGATCTACGGAAGCGTGATGGCGTCCTTCGTCGTGCAGCGCTACGGCCCGGACAAGCTGCTCGACCTCACCCGGACCGACATCACCGAGCGGGCCCGCTCGTTCCGCGAGCTGGCCGCCATCCCCACGCTGGTGCCGCTCGACAAGCAGCTGGCGTAG
- a CDS encoding alpha/beta hydrolase, with the protein MSAEPRLHTLQVARTARVATLGTPATAASWWVVLHGYGQLAADFVSAFAPLVAPDRCVVAPEGLSRFYVDGMAQHEQVGASWMTREAREAEVSDYVDALDATIRHLADDVPPSLHVLGFSQGAATASRWALLGDTAVDRLVLWGGAPAHDLDLAEHAAALRALDLTLVAGTEDPYVTDDRWAAVRRRLRAHDIPVTTRTFEGGHQIDPAPLRALVAS; encoded by the coding sequence ATGTCCGCCGAGCCGCGCCTCCATACGCTCCAGGTCGCCCGCACGGCCCGCGTGGCAACCCTCGGGACGCCCGCCACCGCCGCGTCGTGGTGGGTGGTGCTGCACGGCTACGGCCAGCTCGCCGCCGACTTCGTGTCGGCGTTCGCCCCCCTCGTGGCCCCCGACCGCTGCGTCGTTGCGCCGGAGGGATTGTCCCGGTTTTACGTGGACGGGATGGCCCAGCACGAGCAGGTGGGCGCCTCCTGGATGACCCGCGAGGCACGCGAGGCCGAGGTGTCCGACTACGTCGACGCCCTCGACGCGACGATCCGTCACCTTGCCGACGACGTGCCCCCCTCCCTACACGTGCTGGGCTTCTCGCAGGGGGCCGCCACCGCCAGCCGGTGGGCCCTGCTGGGCGACACGGCCGTCGACCGACTGGTGCTGTGGGGCGGGGCCCCGGCCCACGACCTCGACCTCGCGGAGCACGCCGCTGCCCTGCGCGCCCTGGACCTGACCCTCGTGGCCGGAACGGAGGACCCATACGTGACCGACGACCGATGGGCCGCCGTTCGGCGCCGCCTCCGGGCCCACGACATTCCCGTGACGACGCGTACCTTCGAGGGCGGGCACCAGATCGACCCGGCCCCGTTGCGGGCGCTGGTCGCGTCCTGA
- a CDS encoding DinB family protein, with protein MHPQLDEYRTGFVDLKDEATALVTDADAATMRRRPDPDAWSVVQCIDHLNTAGWLLLRAMEDEIRQGRAEGPYGTPPFEYGVVSRWFAHVLEPSSGWTFDAPSLFEPDAPNTLYPNEAVDEFLGLQGRFADCVGGAEGLDLRRIRFGSPAIPLLRISLGAWFEATLAHERRHLDQARRTLRALHSS; from the coding sequence ATGCACCCCCAGCTCGACGAGTACCGTACCGGATTCGTCGACCTCAAGGACGAGGCGACCGCACTCGTGACCGACGCGGACGCCGCCACGATGCGACGCCGACCGGATCCGGACGCGTGGTCCGTCGTCCAGTGCATCGATCACCTGAACACGGCCGGGTGGCTGCTGTTGCGGGCGATGGAGGACGAGATCCGGCAGGGCCGCGCCGAGGGGCCGTACGGCACACCGCCCTTCGAGTATGGCGTCGTCAGTCGCTGGTTTGCGCACGTTCTGGAGCCGTCGTCGGGCTGGACCTTCGACGCGCCCTCTCTATTCGAGCCGGACGCCCCGAATACGCTCTACCCCAATGAGGCGGTGGACGAGTTTTTGGGCCTGCAGGGTCGGTTCGCGGACTGCGTGGGGGGCGCGGAGGGCCTGGACCTGCGCCGGATACGATTCGGATCCCCCGCCATTCCCCTTCTGCGCATCAGCCTGGGGGCCTGGTTTGAGGCCACCCTGGCCCACGAGCGGCGGCACCTGGACCAGGCCCGACGAACCCTGCGCGCCCTCCACTCGTCTTAA
- a CDS encoding TIGR00730 family Rossman fold protein yields MSAICVYCSSSNAIAETYPPVAEALGREMGRRGHELIYGGGAVGLMGVLAEATHEAGGTVTGVIPSKLQDREGIAYDADELVVTETMRERKRIMYENADAFAALPGGYGTLEELMEVLTLRQLGYHDRPIALLNADGFYDTLLSFFDELRDGRFARAAATDLVEVVSSAEAVLDRIERMTAADGQMA; encoded by the coding sequence ATGTCCGCCATCTGCGTCTATTGCTCCTCGAGCAACGCCATCGCCGAGACCTACCCGCCGGTGGCCGAGGCGCTCGGGCGAGAGATGGGGCGCCGGGGCCACGAGCTGATCTACGGCGGCGGCGCGGTGGGCCTGATGGGCGTGCTGGCCGAGGCAACCCACGAGGCCGGCGGGACGGTGACGGGCGTCATCCCGTCGAAACTGCAGGACCGGGAGGGCATCGCGTACGACGCCGACGAGCTGGTCGTAACCGAGACGATGCGCGAGCGCAAGCGGATCATGTACGAGAACGCGGACGCGTTCGCCGCGCTGCCCGGCGGCTACGGCACCCTGGAGGAGTTGATGGAGGTGCTCACCCTGAGGCAGCTCGGCTATCACGACCGTCCCATCGCCCTTCTGAATGCGGACGGCTTCTACGACACGCTCCTCTCGTTCTTCGACGAGCTGCGGGACGGCCGGTTTGCGCGGGCCGCCGCGACCGACCTGGTCGAGGTCGTGTCGTCCGCCGAGGCGGTGCTGGACCGAATCGAAAGAATGACGGCCGCCGACGGCCAGATGGCCTGA
- the folB gene encoding dihydroneopterin aldolase, which translates to MSESVPDTEPEASPSTDYTTTGTVRLVNAVFYGHHGVMEEEHRIGGRYEVDVSVGLDFEDAALHDDLDRTVNYEQVYEFVRQLVTENNFYLIEKLAYRIAHKVLDTYPDLEGVEVTVRKPDPPVGGTCDRAEATYTIDDPGT; encoded by the coding sequence ATGTCTGAGTCTGTCCCTGACACCGAGCCCGAGGCGTCCCCCTCGACCGATTACACCACCACCGGGACGGTCCGTCTCGTCAACGCCGTCTTCTACGGCCACCACGGCGTCATGGAGGAGGAGCATCGCATCGGCGGCCGGTACGAGGTCGACGTGAGCGTGGGGCTTGATTTCGAGGACGCAGCCCTGCACGACGACCTAGACCGCACGGTCAACTACGAGCAGGTCTACGAGTTCGTCCGGCAGCTGGTGACGGAGAACAACTTCTACCTCATTGAAAAGCTGGCGTACCGCATCGCACACAAGGTGCTGGATACCTATCCCGACCTGGAGGGCGTGGAGGTGACGGTCCGGAAGCCGGACCCCCCGGTCGGGGGGACGTGCGATCGGGCCGAGGCGACCTACACCATCGACGATCCCGGCACGTGA
- a CDS encoding M20 metallopeptidase family protein, with translation MLDAVKSDADDLYSEIVAFRRTLHRRPELSGAEHETARRVAERLTALGLDVRTGVYDTGVVGTLHGGRPGPTLLLRADMDALPIQEETGLDCASEHEGVMHACGHDLHTSSLLGTAMILARHREEVHGQVRFCFQPHEERVPGGAKFMIDEGVLDETGDTPAPEAAFGQHVKPSLPPGTLGIRAGDFMASADEVFVTVTGEGGHAANPHEAVDPTYVASELVGGLQSLISRRCPPGVPSVLTIGRLVADGATNVIPEAARLEGTFRAMDEAWRFRAHALFRQLVHRTAEAHGATAEVEVREGYPALHNHETPTTLVQEAAREYVGPERTVEADRWFAGEDFAYFLRECPGTFYQLGVGSEHGLHTSRFNPDEEALRTGTGFMAYLAWRYGREHARA, from the coding sequence ATGCTCGATGCCGTTAAGTCTGACGCCGACGACCTATACTCGGAGATCGTTGCATTTCGCCGCACGTTGCACCGGCGGCCCGAGCTGTCGGGGGCGGAGCACGAGACCGCGCGGCGCGTGGCGGAGCGGCTGACGGCCCTCGGCCTCGATGTCCGCACAGGGGTGTACGACACGGGCGTGGTGGGCACCCTGCACGGGGGGCGGCCGGGGCCGACCCTGCTGCTGCGGGCGGACATGGACGCGCTCCCCATTCAGGAAGAGACGGGCCTCGACTGTGCCTCGGAGCACGAGGGGGTGATGCACGCGTGCGGGCACGACCTCCACACGTCCTCGCTGTTGGGCACGGCCATGATTCTGGCACGCCACCGCGAAGAGGTGCACGGGCAGGTGCGATTCTGCTTCCAGCCCCACGAGGAGCGGGTTCCCGGCGGGGCTAAGTTTATGATCGACGAGGGCGTGCTCGACGAAACGGGCGATACGCCGGCCCCCGAGGCCGCCTTTGGGCAGCACGTGAAGCCGAGCCTCCCCCCCGGGACCCTGGGCATCCGCGCCGGCGACTTCATGGCCTCGGCCGACGAGGTGTTCGTGACGGTGACGGGCGAGGGCGGACACGCGGCGAACCCGCACGAGGCGGTGGACCCGACCTACGTCGCCAGCGAACTCGTCGGCGGGCTCCAGTCGCTCATCAGCCGCCGGTGCCCGCCGGGCGTGCCGTCGGTCCTTACCATCGGGCGCCTGGTGGCGGACGGGGCCACGAACGTAATTCCCGAGGCGGCCCGCCTGGAGGGCACCTTTCGGGCGATGGACGAGGCGTGGCGCTTCCGGGCGCACGCCCTCTTCCGTCAACTCGTGCACCGCACCGCCGAGGCGCACGGGGCGACGGCCGAGGTGGAGGTGCGCGAAGGATACCCGGCGCTCCACAACCACGAGACGCCGACGACGCTCGTGCAGGAGGCCGCCCGCGAATACGTGGGGCCGGAGCGGACCGTGGAGGCGGATCGGTGGTTCGCGGGCGAAGACTTTGCCTATTTCCTGCGCGAGTGTCCGGGCACCTTCTACCAACTCGGGGTGGGCAGCGAGCACGGCCTCCACACGTCCCGGTTCAACCCGGACGAGGAGGCACTCCGCACCGGCACGGGGTTTATGGCGTACTTGGCGTGGCGCTACGGCCGCGAGCACGCCAGGGCGTAG
- a CDS encoding sodium-dependent transporter, protein MPDQDVELSRAQWGSRFGFLMAMLGAMVGAGNIWRFPYVTGENGGGAFLLAYFVLLLVLAIPGLIAEVAFGRYAGKGVIGAFRKVASSRGMVGLGVVVLIVNVALMSYYAPVVGWTLYYAVHSLLFTFTSAGFAPEAFWEGFRASGVWSIGSHTAVMALVAAILYLGIRRGVERLVIYAVPGLVLALVAIMIRALTLPGAAEGLAFTFGIEWGKLGLGQTWITALGQVLFSTGLGWGIALTVGSYLPDYDDIPTGGGVFTVIGNSSIGILAAFAIFPIVFAFDLDPGSGASLTFVSLPQVFPQMAGGALWAILFFLGFFLAAFTSAILITEVSVTTLSEETRLSREQTVIGVCGVIWLLGLGSAYSPGVLNFLDFVFGNFGLPLSTLAIIGAIGWSMGHLGPEKLRVLEINRNAGLYVGSLWGPVVQYVIPLVMLLIVANYAWANFGTPEMIGGIAVFFGIPVLGYALMASLEDRSDSLPREQTR, encoded by the coding sequence ATGCCCGACCAAGACGTTGAACTCTCGCGCGCCCAGTGGGGCTCGCGCTTCGGGTTTTTGATGGCGATGCTCGGGGCCATGGTGGGGGCCGGCAACATCTGGCGCTTCCCCTACGTGACCGGCGAGAACGGGGGCGGGGCCTTTCTCCTCGCGTACTTCGTGCTCCTGCTCGTGCTCGCCATTCCCGGCCTCATCGCCGAGGTCGCGTTCGGGCGCTACGCCGGCAAGGGCGTAATCGGGGCCTTCCGCAAGGTGGCCTCGTCGCGGGGGATGGTGGGACTGGGGGTGGTGGTGCTGATCGTGAACGTTGCCCTGATGTCGTACTACGCGCCCGTCGTGGGGTGGACGCTGTACTATGCCGTGCACTCGCTGCTCTTCACCTTCACGTCGGCGGGCTTCGCGCCGGAGGCATTTTGGGAGGGCTTTCGCGCAAGCGGCGTTTGGTCCATCGGCAGCCACACGGCCGTAATGGCCCTGGTCGCGGCCATTCTGTACCTCGGCATCCGGCGGGGCGTGGAGCGGCTCGTGATCTACGCAGTGCCGGGGCTCGTGCTCGCCCTCGTCGCGATCATGATCCGCGCCCTCACGCTGCCCGGGGCCGCCGAGGGCCTCGCCTTCACGTTCGGCATCGAGTGGGGCAAGCTCGGGCTCGGCCAGACCTGGATCACCGCCCTGGGACAGGTTCTCTTCTCGACCGGCCTCGGGTGGGGCATCGCCCTCACCGTCGGCAGCTACCTGCCGGACTACGACGACATTCCGACCGGCGGGGGCGTCTTCACCGTCATCGGGAACTCGAGCATCGGCATCCTGGCGGCCTTCGCCATTTTCCCGATTGTCTTCGCGTTCGACCTGGACCCGGGGTCCGGGGCGAGCCTCACGTTCGTGTCCCTGCCGCAGGTCTTTCCGCAGATGGCGGGGGGCGCGCTGTGGGCCATCCTGTTCTTCCTCGGCTTCTTTCTGGCCGCCTTCACCTCGGCCATCCTCATCACGGAGGTGAGCGTGACGACCCTCAGCGAAGAAACGCGCTTGAGCCGGGAGCAGACGGTGATCGGGGTGTGCGGGGTCATCTGGCTTCTGGGCCTCGGGAGCGCGTACTCGCCCGGCGTGCTGAACTTCCTCGACTTCGTGTTTGGCAACTTCGGCCTGCCCCTCTCCACGCTCGCCATCATCGGCGCCATCGGCTGGTCCATGGGGCACCTCGGCCCCGAGAAGCTCCGGGTGCTCGAGATCAACCGCAACGCCGGGCTGTACGTGGGGTCGCTCTGGGGGCCGGTGGTGCAGTACGTGATTCCGCTCGTGATGCTCTTGATCGTCGCGAACTACGCCTGGGCGAATTTCGGCACGCCGGAGATGATTGGGGGCATCGCCGTCTTTTTCGGCATTCCCGTCCTCGGCTACGCGCTCATGGCGTCCCTGGAGGACCGCTCTGATTCACTGCCCCGCGAACAGACCCGATAA
- a CDS encoding DUF4159 domain-containing protein, with product MAPVLRSLLVRLPIVVGLGLVGLVASATDARAQDDASVPVARVKYDGGGDWYSDEESLRELFAFARQHTLLDVGPQEEAVELSTDKLFTFPYLYLTGHGNVTFSEAEADRLRRYLRQGGFLHIDDNYGLDEHIRPELEKVFPDKKLVEVPFDHSIYTTPYDFSDGLPKIHEHDGEAPKGYGYFDDHGRLMVFYTVETDLGDGWEPAPVHSNPPEKRRAALRMGTNILMYAMTH from the coding sequence GTGGCGCCCGTGTTGCGTTCCCTTCTGGTTCGCCTTCCGATTGTGGTGGGGCTCGGTCTCGTGGGGCTCGTTGCGAGTGCGACCGACGCCCGGGCGCAGGACGACGCCTCCGTCCCCGTGGCCCGCGTGAAGTATGATGGGGGAGGCGACTGGTACAGCGACGAGGAGTCGTTGCGGGAGCTCTTCGCGTTTGCGCGCCAGCACACGCTCCTCGACGTAGGGCCGCAGGAAGAGGCCGTCGAGCTCAGCACGGACAAGCTCTTCACGTTTCCGTACCTGTACCTCACCGGCCACGGAAACGTCACCTTCTCCGAGGCGGAGGCCGACCGCCTGCGCCGGTACCTGCGTCAGGGCGGCTTCCTCCACATTGACGACAACTATGGCCTCGACGAGCACATCCGCCCCGAATTGGAGAAGGTCTTTCCGGACAAGAAGCTCGTGGAAGTGCCCTTCGATCACTCCATCTACACGACGCCCTACGACTTCTCGGACGGGCTCCCCAAAATCCACGAGCACGACGGCGAGGCGCCGAAGGGGTACGGCTACTTCGACGACCACGGCCGGCTCATGGTGTTCTACACCGTCGAGACGGACCTGGGGGACGGATGGGAGCCGGCCCCGGTGCACAGCAATCCCCCAGAGAAGCGACGGGCGGCCCTCCGGATGGGCACGAACATTCTCATGTACGCCATGACGCACTGA